A region of Moorena producens PAL-8-15-08-1 DNA encodes the following proteins:
- a CDS encoding DUF1822 family protein encodes MNNLTEKLAFSVPITRDWYQLAETFSQEQHEPDKAQDVYLNTLAVYAVNFYLQCLEVETDLPASDSSNPALRSLMNVSDLMVKDWGKLECRPVLPGDQVCDIPPESRQDRVGYVVVEINQASNQAKLLGFAKTALGGSLEISTIDSLEQLINQLPEPESNVVNLREWLKGNFQVGWQSVSDLLSPQLRPAFRNTEDQQQRAKPIDLFDLGLELAGNPVVLIITVRKIDTETASVRAQIYPKGEALTLPPNLKLSILTATGEVFTEVTARSNDEFIQYQFNAQQGDDFGIQVSLGEASVTERFQV; translated from the coding sequence ATGAATAACTTAACGGAAAAATTAGCATTTTCTGTGCCTATTACCAGAGATTGGTATCAACTAGCAGAAACCTTTAGTCAGGAACAGCACGAACCAGATAAAGCTCAAGACGTTTACCTAAATACATTAGCGGTTTATGCAGTAAACTTCTACTTACAGTGTCTGGAAGTAGAAACTGATTTACCAGCAAGTGATAGCAGCAATCCAGCCCTGCGATCGCTGATGAATGTATCCGACTTAATGGTTAAAGATTGGGGTAAATTGGAATGTCGTCCTGTTTTACCTGGTGACCAAGTTTGTGACATACCACCAGAAAGTCGCCAAGACCGAGTCGGTTATGTGGTAGTAGAAATTAATCAAGCAAGTAATCAAGCTAAACTGCTAGGATTTGCCAAAACTGCACTGGGAGGAAGCTTGGAGATTAGTACAATCGATTCTCTTGAGCAGTTAATTAACCAATTACCAGAGCCGGAGTCAAATGTGGTGAACTTACGGGAATGGTTGAAAGGTAATTTTCAAGTAGGTTGGCAGTCGGTTAGCGATTTGCTGTCTCCACAACTTAGACCAGCATTTAGAAATACCGAAGACCAGCAACAACGAGCTAAACCAATTGATTTATTTGATTTAGGGCTAGAACTAGCGGGTAATCCTGTCGTTTTAATTATTACTGTCCGGAAAATTGACACGGAAACTGCCAGCGTTCGAGCCCAAATTTACCCCAAGGGTGAAGCACTAACCTTGCCTCCGAATTTGAAACTATCGATACTGACTGCAACCGGAGAAGTTTTTACCGAAGTAACCGCCAGAAGTAATGATGAATTCATCCAATATCAGTTTAATGCCCAACAGGGAGATGACTTTGGAATTCAGGTATCTTTAGGTGAAGCTAGTGTAACGGAAAGGTTTCAGGTTTGA
- a CDS encoding sigma-70 family RNA polymerase sigma factor, with protein MDELEERQQQLALEAQKLAIEAQQHSPKSRGRRLALTRLIQIIQASGRLSRRRYDTPQEVYDEALQETWWYLCRNIDNYQPRGPVINWINSVLKWRLIDAKKRHTKGGKECSLDAPINSSDGGKGMTYLDTVAQPEDTPLPSQLIRQCIEEDSDGLFASKHVKGHPKANFRTIALLYLDRKSWQQTAVEVGLKPKQASTVQGFYWRCCKSFADTFKEYLQS; from the coding sequence ATGGACGAACTGGAGGAACGACAGCAACAGTTAGCGTTAGAAGCTCAAAAGCTAGCTATAGAAGCTCAACAGCATTCCCCAAAAAGCCGTGGTCGTCGTCTAGCCCTGACTCGGCTGATTCAAATTATTCAAGCATCCGGCAGATTATCTCGCAGGAGATATGACACCCCCCAGGAGGTTTACGATGAAGCACTTCAAGAGACTTGGTGGTATCTGTGTAGAAACATTGACAATTATCAACCGAGAGGTCCGGTGATTAACTGGATTAATAGTGTCCTCAAGTGGCGGTTGATTGATGCCAAGAAACGACATACCAAAGGGGGAAAGGAGTGCTCACTAGATGCACCAATAAACTCTTCCGATGGGGGTAAAGGTATGACCTATTTAGATACCGTTGCCCAACCAGAAGACACTCCGTTACCTTCACAGCTTATACGTCAGTGTATTGAAGAAGACTCTGATGGGCTGTTTGCCAGCAAACACGTTAAAGGACATCCTAAAGCCAATTTCAGAACTATAGCTCTTTTATACCTCGACCGGAAGAGTTGGCAACAGACTGCTGTAGAAGTTGGGTTAAAGCCAAAGCAAGCGTCAACGGTGCAAGGTTTCTACTGGCGCTGTTGCAAGTCTTTTGCTGACACGTTTAAGGAATACTTGCAATCATAG
- a CDS encoding N-acetylglucosamine kinase produces MTSCVIGIDGGASKTLCVVLNHQGQVLGRAEADASNYHTVGINTAFASIESAIRQATQQASAKLSIESVTVEAICLGLAGVGRPRDREVVRGFVQKLLSSQTIPVTWALLPSTVVICDDALIALVGGVGKPVGVVAIAGTGSIIFGRNAQGNTKRVGGWGHILGDVGSAYDIAISGLRAAINAYDGCAVTSLTATSLQERFTTHFNLSNFNYITDIIYQPGWGVKEIASLAPIVDQAAAEGDQVAISIIEDTVNQLAKATQVVIESVFTPDSECEVVTTGSVWHGLSSIRQQFESSLGMLCPNAKVIWPRHEPAYGAGLLGLLSLGNRQE; encoded by the coding sequence ATGACCAGTTGTGTAATCGGAATAGATGGCGGTGCCAGTAAAACCCTTTGTGTAGTCCTCAACCACCAAGGTCAAGTCCTAGGTCGAGCAGAAGCCGACGCCTCCAACTATCACACAGTTGGTATCAACACCGCTTTCGCCTCTATAGAATCAGCTATTCGCCAAGCCACCCAACAAGCTTCCGCTAAACTATCCATAGAATCGGTCACAGTAGAAGCCATTTGTTTGGGATTAGCCGGTGTTGGTCGTCCACGAGATAGAGAAGTGGTGCGAGGCTTCGTCCAAAAGTTGTTGTCAAGTCAGACAATTCCCGTCACTTGGGCATTACTCCCCTCTACTGTTGTGATTTGTGATGATGCTTTGATTGCCTTAGTGGGGGGAGTAGGTAAGCCTGTGGGAGTTGTTGCGATCGCAGGCACCGGCTCAATCATTTTTGGACGCAATGCCCAGGGAAACACCAAGCGAGTTGGTGGTTGGGGACATATCCTAGGAGATGTTGGCAGTGCCTATGACATTGCCATCTCTGGATTACGAGCGGCTATCAACGCCTATGATGGTTGCGCAGTAACTAGTCTAACAGCAACTAGTCTTCAGGAGCGCTTCACTACCCATTTTAACTTATCAAACTTTAATTATATCACAGATATTATTTATCAGCCAGGGTGGGGAGTCAAAGAAATTGCATCCTTAGCACCAATTGTGGATCAAGCAGCCGCTGAAGGAGATCAGGTAGCCATTAGCATTATCGAAGATACGGTTAATCAACTAGCAAAAGCTACCCAAGTCGTAATTGAAAGCGTATTTACCCCTGATTCAGAATGTGAGGTAGTAACAACCGGAAGTGTCTGGCATGGTCTTTCCTCAATCCGTCAGCAATTTGAATCATCCCTAGGAATGCTTTGCCCTAATGCTAAGGTGATTTGGCCTCGCCATGAGCCTGCTTATGGAGCCGGTTTGTTAGGGTTGCTGAGTCTAGGCAATAGGCAAGAGTAA
- a CDS encoding DUF4351 domain-containing protein: MGLKARQDYRVINLWEVEAELVLGQPLPPLFPFVPILFGGGSESKLRSAVQALRADQTLNQLEPLLAFFASFVLEIPLIQQIMRWDMTVLRESPWYQEILQEGLAQGIEQGIEQGIQQGVAQGIEQGIEQGIEQGIEQGIQQERRGSLERILKLRFSEIPSEISVRIQALTLEQLEELMATALTVNSLDEFTQHLPN; this comes from the coding sequence ATGGGATTAAAGGCTCGTCAAGATTATCGGGTAATTAATCTGTGGGAAGTAGAGGCTGAATTAGTATTAGGACAACCTTTGCCTCCCTTATTTCCATTTGTCCCGATTTTATTTGGAGGTGGTAGTGAATCAAAATTGCGGTCAGCGGTGCAGGCGCTACGAGCGGATCAAACCTTAAATCAACTAGAACCGTTGTTAGCTTTTTTTGCTAGCTTTGTCCTAGAGATACCATTAATTCAACAAATCATGAGGTGGGATATGACAGTATTACGAGAATCACCCTGGTATCAAGAGATTTTACAAGAGGGTCTTGCTCAAGGTATTGAACAAGGGATTGAACAAGGCATCCAACAAGGGGTTGCTCAAGGAATTGAACAAGGCATTGAACAAGGAATTGAACAAGGAATTGAACAAGGCATCCAACAAGAACGTCGAGGGAGTTTAGAGCGCATCCTTAAACTGCGATTTTCAGAGATTCCTTCAGAGATATCTGTCAGAATTCAAGCCTTAACTCTCGAACAACTAGAAGAGTTGATGGCTACAGCATTAACGGTTAACTCCCTAGATGAGTTTACTCAACATTTGCCCAATTAA
- a CDS encoding CHASE2 domain-containing protein, whose translation MKRLLTLILDGEIEQGFDATLEIRQGDIHSPSQTRIKGRLSGNRDLLNCYRHWQQRYLSLEMLFRALSANPEQVTNSSQRGEAFAACRQGAEVLEGSLNHWLNTDLEFRSIRDKLLRSGKKFQLLLQTNNPWLRRFPWHRWDLLAEAQADVALSAIEYDCPNPLNRQTTPKGKVKILAILGQGANLNQEADQQALEELAGKAGAKITWRQEPQASELNQQLWEQGWDILFFAGHSGTSQEGQRGEIQLNQTERLTIDDLRFALKKAIARGLQLAIFNSCDGLGLAYQLAAQQDLYLPQVIVMAEKVPDPVSPKFLRYFLEAYIRGESLYSSVAEAREKLHGWEQQYPCASWLPVVCQNPTVQPPTWKELRYGPINQSPWQLPRTAVIASFLVTLALMVVRPLGVIQPWELQAYDQFMRWRPDQGVDPRLLVVEITEEDFQYQDDQGMKRKWSLSDAALAQLLDKLQAHHPRAIGLDIYRDFPVSDEYQDLADRLPRMDNFFAVCQASNPTRNYGGIAPPPEVPPERLGFTDVVIDSDGVLRRYLWYATFNRDSPCQTEMSLSLQLALHYLAAEGIDPKPTLEDEVQLGETTLRSLPGYAGNYSGTSNAGYQMLLDYRTPGDIAQRVTLKQILTDQFEPSWVKDRVVLIGVTAPSVQDDFSTPFTRNSNQTIEMRGVFIHAQMVSQILSAVKDGQQPLWIWSEWGEFLWIWGWGSLGGFLVLVCKRLFHWVGVGMANLVVLSGACFVVFIQGWWIPLVPSGLAFVATGMIVGYNRTLSMSCSVLGN comes from the coding sequence ATGAAGAGGCTGTTAACGTTAATATTAGACGGAGAAATTGAGCAGGGGTTTGATGCCACCCTGGAAATTCGGCAAGGGGATATCCATTCTCCGTCCCAAACTCGGATTAAAGGGCGGTTGTCGGGGAATCGAGACTTACTCAACTGTTATCGCCATTGGCAGCAACGGTATCTGAGTTTGGAAATGCTATTTCGTGCTCTGAGTGCCAATCCCGAACAGGTGACCAATTCATCCCAGCGGGGGGAAGCCTTTGCGGCTTGTCGGCAAGGGGCTGAGGTTTTGGAAGGGAGTCTTAATCACTGGCTCAATACTGACCTAGAGTTTCGCTCGATTCGGGATAAGTTATTGCGCTCGGGGAAAAAATTTCAACTGCTGTTACAGACCAATAATCCCTGGCTGCGTCGGTTTCCCTGGCACCGCTGGGATTTACTGGCGGAAGCCCAGGCGGACGTTGCCCTGAGTGCGATTGAATACGATTGTCCCAACCCCCTTAATCGGCAGACTACCCCTAAGGGCAAGGTGAAAATTCTGGCAATTTTGGGTCAGGGTGCCAATCTTAACCAGGAAGCTGATCAGCAGGCGTTGGAGGAGTTGGCGGGAAAGGCGGGGGCAAAAATTACCTGGCGGCAGGAACCCCAGGCATCTGAGTTGAATCAGCAGTTATGGGAGCAGGGGTGGGATATTCTGTTTTTTGCTGGTCACAGTGGCACTTCCCAAGAGGGCCAGCGGGGGGAAATACAACTCAATCAGACGGAACGGTTGACTATCGATGATCTGCGGTTTGCTTTGAAAAAAGCGATCGCACGAGGGTTGCAGTTAGCTATTTTTAATTCCTGTGATGGTCTCGGCTTAGCCTACCAGTTGGCAGCACAGCAGGATTTGTATTTGCCCCAGGTGATTGTGATGGCAGAGAAAGTGCCAGACCCAGTATCACCCAAGTTTTTGCGGTATTTTCTAGAAGCTTACATCCGGGGTGAGTCTCTGTATAGCTCGGTGGCAGAAGCACGGGAAAAATTACATGGCTGGGAACAACAGTATCCCTGTGCCAGTTGGTTACCGGTGGTTTGCCAAAACCCTACCGTTCAACCCCCCACTTGGAAAGAATTACGCTATGGTCCGATCAACCAGTCTCCTTGGCAGTTACCCCGCACGGCTGTGATTGCCAGTTTTCTGGTTACCCTTGCCCTGATGGTGGTGCGGCCATTGGGGGTAATCCAACCCTGGGAGTTACAGGCTTATGACCAATTTATGCGCTGGCGACCCGACCAAGGGGTTGACCCGAGGCTGTTAGTGGTTGAAATAACTGAAGAGGATTTTCAGTATCAGGATGACCAGGGTATGAAGCGTAAGTGGTCCCTGTCTGATGCGGCTTTGGCTCAACTGTTGGATAAATTACAGGCTCATCACCCTCGTGCCATTGGCTTGGATATCTATCGGGATTTTCCGGTCAGTGACGAATATCAGGATTTGGCGGATCGCTTGCCAAGGATGGATAACTTTTTTGCTGTCTGTCAAGCTAGTAACCCCACTCGTAACTATGGTGGTATTGCCCCACCCCCAGAAGTGCCACCGGAACGTTTGGGCTTTACCGATGTGGTGATTGACTCCGATGGGGTACTGCGCCGTTATCTTTGGTATGCTACCTTTAACCGTGATTCCCCTTGTCAGACTGAGATGTCTCTAAGTTTGCAGTTAGCACTACATTACTTAGCTGCAGAGGGGATTGACCCGAAGCCCACACTAGAGGATGAGGTGCAATTAGGGGAAACCACGTTAAGGTCGTTGCCTGGTTATGCTGGTAATTACTCCGGAACCAGTAATGCTGGCTATCAGATGCTACTGGATTATCGCACTCCTGGTGATATCGCCCAAAGGGTTACCCTAAAACAGATTCTAACGGATCAATTTGAACCGAGTTGGGTTAAAGACCGGGTAGTTTTGATTGGTGTTACGGCCCCTAGCGTTCAAGATGATTTTTCCACTCCTTTTACTCGCAATTCAAACCAGACTATAGAGATGCGTGGTGTCTTTATTCATGCTCAGATGGTTAGTCAGATTCTGAGTGCGGTGAAGGATGGACAACAACCCTTGTGGATATGGTCCGAGTGGGGAGAGTTTTTGTGGATTTGGGGTTGGGGGAGTCTAGGGGGTTTCTTGGTTTTGGTCTGTAAACGACTCTTTCATTGGGTGGGAGTGGGTATGGCCAATCTAGTAGTTTTATCTGGTGCTTGCTTTGTTGTCTTTATTCAAGGTTGGTGGATACCTTTAGTCCCTTCGGGTTTGGCTTTTGTAGCTACAGGGATGATTGTTGGTTACAACAGGACTCTATCTATGAGTTGCTCGGTTTTGGGTAATTGA